A genomic segment from Sciurus carolinensis chromosome 1, mSciCar1.2, whole genome shotgun sequence encodes:
- the Vwa1 gene encoding von Willebrand factor A domain-containing protein 1, translating into MLPWTALSLALSLRLALAQSGAERGPLASAPQGDLLLLLDSSASVSHYEFSRVREFVGQLVALLPLGPGALRASLVHVGSRPHTEFPFNQHSSSQAVQDAIRAAAQRMGDTNTGLALAYAQEQLFAEAAGARTGVPKVLVWVTDGASSDPVGPPMQELKDLGVTVFIVSTGRGNLLELSAAASAPAEKHLHFVDVDDLHIIAQELRGSILDAMQPQQLYASEVTPSSFRLAWPPLLTADSGYYVLELMPTADPRAPRRQQLPGNATDWTWDGLSPDSDYDVALLPESNVRLLKPQHLRVHTLPEEAGPERIIISHARPRSLRVSWTPVLGPAAALGYQVQFGPLSGGAAQHVEVPAGRNSTTLQGLAPGTAYLVTVTAAFRSGRERALSAKACTPMGERSRAPRPAPRVAVGRGG; encoded by the exons ATGCTCCCCTGGACGGCGCTCAGCCTGGCCCTGAGCCTGCGACTGGCGCTGGCGCAGAGCGGCGCGGAGCGCG GTCCCCTTGCATCGGCCCCCCAGGGGGACCTGTTGCTCCTGCTGGACAGCTCGGCCAGTGTGTCGCACTACGAGTTCTCTCGAGTCCGGGAGTTTGTGGGGCAGCTGGTGGCACTGCTGCCCCTGGGCCCTGGGGCCCTGCGTGCCAGCCTGGTGCATGTGGGCAGCAGGCCACACACCGAGTTCCCCTTCAACCAGCACAGCTCAAGCCAGGCCGTCCAGGATGCCATCCGTGCTGCAGCCCAGCGAATGGGTGACACCAACACTGGTCTGGCACTGGCCTATGCCCAGGAGCAGCTGTTTGCTGAAGCAGCAGGTGCCCGGACAGGGGTGCCCAAGGTACTGGTGTGGGTGACAGATGGGGCCTCCAGCGACCCCGTGGGCCCCCCAATGCAGGAGCTCAAGGACCTGGGCGTCACCGTCTTCATTGTCAGCACTGGCCGTGGCAACCTGCTGGAGCTGTCTGCTGCTGCCTCAGCCCCTGCTGAGAAGCATCTGCACTTTGTTGATGTGGATGATCTGCACATCATTGCCCAGGAGCTACGGGGCTCCATTCTTG ATGCCATGCAGCCACAGCAGCTCTATGCCTCCGAGGTGACGCCCAGCAGCTTCCGCCTGGCCTGGCCGCCCCTGCTGACCGCCGATTCCGGCTACTACGTGCTGGAGCTGATGCCCACCGCAGACCCGAGGGCCCCAAGACGCCAGCAACTGCCTGGTAACGCCACGGACTGGACCTGGGATGGCCTCAGCCCTGACTCGGACTACGACGTGGCGCTGCTGCCCGAGTCCAACGTGCGCCTTCTGAAGCCTCAGCACCTGCGAGTGCATACGCTGCCCG AGGAGGCCGGTCCCGAGCGCATCATCATCTCGCATGCCAGGCCGCGCAGCCTCCGCGTGAGCTGGACCCCGGTGTTGGGCCCAGCTGCCGCGCTCGGCTACCAAGTGCAGTTCGGGCCACTAAGCGGCGGCGCAGCGCAGCATGTGGAAGTGCCTGCGGGCCGAAACAGCACCACGCTGCAGGGCCTGGCGCCTGGCACCGCCTACCTGGTGACGGTGACCGCTGCCTTCCGCTCCGGCCGCGAGAGGGCGCTGTCCGCCAAGGCCTGCACGCCCATGGGGGAGCGCAGCCGTGCCCCGCGCCCAGCACCCCGGGTGGCAGTGGGTCGTGGCGGGTGA